GGGTAGTGCTCCAGTTTTGACTTCAAGCGGCGTTACGAGCGTTCGCCGATGAGGTGAGTGTAGACCAGGGCGTGGCGTAGCCGAGCGCTGAATGACGGCGCTCATGGTTGTACCACCGGTGAAAGTCCGGCATGGCCGCCCGGACATCGGCCATCGAGTGCCAGTCCTGGCGGAACGCGAACTG
The sequence above is drawn from the Deinococcus radiotolerans genome and encodes:
- a CDS encoding integrase core domain-containing protein; translation: QFAFRQDWHSMADVRAAMPDFHRWYNHERRHSALGYATPWSTLTSSANARNAA